The genomic region ATGACCCGCTGTTGATGGCGCATCTTGGTTTGTCGCTGGCGGCTTATGGGCTGTTCACCATCGCCACGGTGCTGGCCGGGCTGGACGCATTCCAAGAGAGATCGCTCAAAACCAAGCATATGGGGAAGCTTTTTTCCCTTTTGCCGCCAATTGGCGTTATCGAAGAAACTCTCTTCTTCCTCTTGTCATTGGGATTCGTTACACTGTCTTTGAGCATTGTTACAGGGATTGCCTACACCCATTCCCATCATGGTGTATGGTTCGTCTTCTCCCATAAGGTGGTGTTCACCTGGATCACCTGGGCGCTAATTGGCGCGCTATTGATTGGGCATCATGTCTATGGGTGGAGAGGGCGTCGCGCGGTGAACCTGACAGCGCTGAGTTATCTGTTCCTGGTGTTGGCCTATTTGGGCGTTAAGGTGGTGACCGAGTTCATTCTGGTGAAGTGAGGGTGTCAGAATACTCACAAAATCAGTGTGTTACAGGAAAAGCACGGGAAAGTGAATTTTTCAGTTGCAGACGGCGGAGCAGGTGCGTATAGTCTGCGTCTCACTTGGAGGGCATGGTGACCCGCCAGTGACGGAACGGAGACGGAGCCGCGGCATGTTGGAACGCCAAGGCTGAAGAAAAAACGCCGGGCCGGAAAGTTTTCTCTTGCATTTCGGAGCGAACAGCGTATAATGCGCCGCTCACTTCGGACGGCAGGGTGACCATCCGGTGAAAACAGGGCGAAAGATCTTCTGGCGACTGAGTCGCCGCCGCCGAAAAAAGCACGGGGCTGAATTTTTCCCCTTGCGCTTCGAAGACGAACCGAGTAGTATCGGCGGCTCACTTCGGAGACAAGGTGAATCCCCGGTGACGGTAGGGAAACGAAGTTAAGGCCTTCGGGTCGCGGCTTCTGGAACCTGCTGCGATGACTGCTCTTTGACAATCCGGTAATCATGGATGTGGGCGTCGACTGTGAGGTCGGGCATCTGATCTTAGGATAAGATGCGGACAAAACCAAGCAGTTAGACAATCACGTCAATACGTGAGCGTTTTAACAAACTTGGATCTACTTGAAATTCTACTGGTTAAATCCAGTTTCGAATGGAGAGTTTGATCCTGGCTCAGAACGAACGTTGGCGGCACGCTTAACACATGCAAGTCGAACGGCAGCGGAGGTGCTTGCACCTGCCGGCGAGTGGCGCACGGGTGAGTAACGCGTGGATATCTGCCCTGAGGTGGGGGACAACAGCTGGAAACGGCTGCTAATACCGCATATCATCTACGGATGAAAGACTTCGGTCGCCTTGGGAGGAGTCCGCGTTGGATTAGCTAGTTGGTGGGGTAAAGGCCTACCAAGGCGACGATCCATAGCTGGTCTGAGAGGATGATCAGCCACACTGGAACTGAGACACGGTCCAGACTCCTACGGGAGGCAGCAGTGGGGAATATTGCGCAATGGGGGAAACCCTGACGCAGCGATGCCGCGTGGATGAAGAAGGCCTTCGGGTTGTAAAGTCCTTTCAGTAGGGAAGATAGTGACGGTACCTACAGAAGAAGCTCCGGCTAACTCCGTGCCAGCAGCCGCGGTAATACGGAGGGGGCAAACGTTGTTCGGAATCACTGGGCGTAAAGGGCGCGTAGGCGGTTTTCCAAGCCAGAAGTGAAAGCCCCAGGCTCAACCTGGGAACGGCTTTTGGAACTGGAAGACTTGAGTATGGTAGAGGAAGGCGGAATACCCCGTGTAGAGGTGAAATTCGTAGATATGGGGTGGAACACCGGAGGCGAAGGCGGCTTTCTGGACCAATACTGACGCTGAGGCGCGAAAGCGTGGGGAGCAAACAGGATTAGATACCCTGGTAGTCCACGCCGTAAACGATGAGTGCTAGTTATCGCGGGTATCGACCCCTGCGGTAACGCAGCTAACGCGTTAAGCACTCCGCCTGGGGAGTACGGCCGCAAGGTTAAAACTCAAAGGAATTGACGGGGGCCCGCACAAGCGGTGGAGCATGTGGTTTAATTCGATGCAACGCGAAGAACCTTACCTGCTTTTGACATCCTCCGAAGTCTATGGAGACATAGACCCGCCCTTCGGGGAACGGAGTGACAGGTGCTGCATGGCTGTCGTCAGCTCGTGTCGTGAGATGTTGGGTTAAGTCCCGCAACGAGCGCAACCCCTACCTTTAGTTGCCATCATTCAGTTGGGCACTCTAGAGGGACTGCCGGTGTCAAGCCGGAGGAAGGTGGGGATGACGTCAAGTCATCATGGCCCTTATGGGCAGGGCTACACACGTGCTACAATGGCGAGTACAGAGGGCTGCGAAGGGGCGACCTGGAGCGAATCTCTCAAAGCTTGTCTCAGTTCGGATTGTAGTCTGCAACTCGACTACATGAAGTTGGAATCGCTAGTAATCGCGGATCAGCATGCCGCGGTGAATACGTTCCCGGGCCTTGTACACACCGCCCGTCACACCATGGGAGTTGGTTTTACCCGAAGCCGGTGGCCTAACCTTTTAGGAGGGAGCTGTCTACGGTAAGATCAGCGACTGGGGTGAAGTCGTAACAAGGTAGCCGTAGGGGAACCTGCGGCTGGATCACCTCCTTTCTAGGGAGACCTGAGATCCTGAGTCAATCATAAGATTGGTCTCGCAGATGATCTCTAAAGTCCCAATGGTCGACGACCCGGTTGGCGCTCACATCCATGAT from Magnetofaba australis IT-1 harbors:
- a CDS encoding cytochrome C assembly family protein, yielding MLGYAAASAMIIINHQQGVRQPSVMSWWFAAVAWFLHLQLLAGQLTQGAGGLTLDLSASLAWITGAVGGLYLIGWRLRRNEGRSVGLVLMPLITVALLASYVVPHKPSVTHSIHDPLLMAHLGLSLAAYGLFTIATVLAGLDAFQERSLKTKHMGKLFSLLPPIGVIEETLFFLLSLGFVTLSLSIVTGIAYTHSHHGVWFVFSHKVVFTWITWALIGALLIGHHVYGWRGRRAVNLTALSYLFLVLAYLGVKVVTEFILVK